The following proteins come from a genomic window of Flavobacterium crocinum:
- a CDS encoding FecR family protein, with product MTPNSKLINILREINSKGNMDATTIASLSPEEQDLIKNLQTNGLLEEALSYAESIDTDKNWEELEEKLNADKKTIVINWRKIFQYAAIFVCLLGLVYLIQYKTGKQSRPEIPSDAIQLVLENGDIQVLNPNGEQQIIKKNGEVLASQKENEINYRSDKAINKLVYNEIRIPYGKTFKIKLSDGTSVNMNAGSSLKYPVQFIKGHNREVVLEGEAFFDVAKDKAHPFIVKTRGVDVKVLGTKFNVSSYKEDQDINTVLVEGSVSLSDKNNKKAILEPSEKGSWNKEETEIAVEKVDTRFYTEWINGEIVFRKTAFKDIVIKLERTYNVKIENNREDILDKKFNASFNKNIESIDKVLETMSKIMGFTYKKEGELIKIN from the coding sequence ATGACTCCAAATTCAAAATTGATTAATATCCTAAGGGAAATAAATTCCAAAGGAAATATGGATGCTACTACAATAGCGTCTTTATCTCCTGAAGAACAGGATTTAATAAAAAACCTTCAAACTAATGGTTTGCTGGAAGAAGCATTATCCTATGCAGAATCGATAGATACTGATAAAAACTGGGAAGAACTAGAAGAAAAATTAAATGCAGATAAAAAGACAATTGTAATTAACTGGAGGAAAATTTTTCAATACGCGGCAATCTTTGTTTGTCTTTTAGGTCTGGTTTATCTTATTCAATATAAAACTGGTAAACAATCCAGACCAGAGATTCCTTCAGATGCCATTCAGTTGGTTTTGGAAAATGGAGATATTCAGGTTTTAAATCCTAACGGAGAACAACAAATTATTAAGAAAAACGGAGAAGTATTGGCTTCTCAGAAAGAAAATGAAATTAACTATCGTTCGGATAAAGCGATAAACAAATTGGTTTACAATGAAATTAGAATTCCTTATGGTAAAACCTTTAAAATAAAATTGTCAGATGGAACTTCTGTAAATATGAATGCAGGTTCTTCTTTAAAATATCCAGTCCAGTTTATTAAAGGGCATAACAGAGAAGTGGTTTTAGAAGGAGAGGCTTTTTTTGATGTGGCAAAAGATAAAGCGCATCCGTTTATTGTAAAAACTAGAGGTGTTGATGTGAAGGTTTTGGGAACAAAATTTAATGTGAGTTCTTACAAAGAAGACCAAGATATTAATACAGTATTAGTAGAAGGTTCAGTTAGTTTATCCGATAAAAACAATAAAAAAGCAATACTTGAACCAAGCGAAAAAGGATCTTGGAATAAGGAAGAAACAGAAATCGCTGTCGAAAAAGTAGATACTCGTTTTTACACAGAATGGATTAATGGCGAAATTGTTTTTAGAAAAACAGCTTTCAAAGACATCGTTATCAAGCTAGAACGAACCTACAATGTAAAGATTGAAAATAACAGAGAAGATATTTTAGATAAAAAATTTAATGCCAGCTTCAATAAAAATATTGAAAGTATCGATAAGGTGTTAGAAACGATGAGTAAAATAATGGGGTTCACTTATAAAAAAGAAGGGGAACTTATAAAAATAAACTAA
- a CDS encoding sigma-70 family RNA polymerase sigma factor, protein MLNYKDFKVFETLYKEHFVFFSLVSFNIVKDKDVAKDIVQDFFTYLWEKEETLNFNISFKAYGTKAIKNLSLQHLEKNKTISIQDKKIAFPKSEEQTVFENTEENQKPKIQTLVEKIPQARREIFMSHVVEGLSYAEIAEDHNISINTVKTQMKRAYASLRESQNLSQLKFILYFLWLIK, encoded by the coding sequence ATGCTGAATTATAAAGATTTTAAAGTATTTGAAACCTTATACAAAGAACACTTTGTCTTTTTTTCATTGGTTTCTTTTAATATTGTAAAGGACAAAGATGTAGCAAAAGATATTGTTCAGGATTTTTTCACCTATTTATGGGAAAAAGAAGAAACTCTAAACTTCAATATTTCTTTTAAAGCCTATGGAACAAAAGCTATCAAAAATTTAAGCCTTCAGCATTTAGAAAAAAACAAAACAATCAGCATTCAAGACAAAAAAATAGCTTTTCCAAAATCTGAAGAACAAACTGTTTTTGAAAATACAGAAGAAAACCAAAAACCTAAAATTCAAACCTTAGTCGAGAAAATTCCTCAGGCCAGAAGAGAAATCTTTATGTCGCATGTTGTCGAAGGATTGAGTTATGCAGAAATTGCAGAAGACCACAATATCTCCATCAATACTGTAAAAACACAAATGAAAAGAGCTTATGCTTCTTTAAGAGAATCTCAAAATCTCTCTCAGTTAAAATTTATTCTGTATTTCTTATGGCTAATAAAATAG
- a CDS encoding alpha/beta fold hydrolase, which yields MNHTLYKNTKISFSDTGKGNTIIFLHGFLENKKMWKEYVDFFAEKYRVITIDLLGHGESDCLGYVHEMEDNANAVNEVLEHLKIEKATILGHSMGGYVGLAFAEFYPQKIQKLVLLNSTSKEDNPEKKINRTRAIKAVKQNYIAFVSLAIANLFSENNRTQLADEIEKVKIEALKTPLQGIIASLEGMKIRKDREWLLHENRFPVLLILGKKDPVLNYEDSLSQIEDTTVELVSFEDGHMSQIENKEALKTVLADFFE from the coding sequence TTGAATCACACTTTATACAAAAACACCAAAATATCTTTTTCCGATACTGGAAAAGGAAACACAATTATTTTCCTTCATGGTTTTCTGGAAAACAAAAAAATGTGGAAAGAATATGTTGATTTTTTCGCCGAAAAATACCGTGTTATCACCATTGATTTATTAGGACATGGCGAATCTGATTGTTTAGGTTATGTTCATGAAATGGAAGACAACGCAAATGCTGTAAACGAAGTTTTAGAACATTTAAAAATTGAAAAAGCTACTATTTTAGGACATTCAATGGGCGGTTATGTAGGTTTGGCTTTCGCCGAATTTTATCCGCAGAAAATCCAAAAACTAGTTTTACTAAATTCAACTTCTAAAGAGGACAATCCCGAGAAAAAAATCAACAGAACCCGCGCTATAAAAGCAGTAAAACAAAACTATATTGCTTTTGTAAGTCTGGCAATCGCCAATTTATTTAGCGAAAACAACAGGACTCAATTAGCAGACGAAATTGAAAAAGTAAAAATAGAAGCTTTAAAAACGCCTTTACAAGGAATTATTGCTTCTTTAGAAGGAATGAAAATACGAAAAGACCGAGAATGGCTTTTACACGAAAATCGTTTTCCGGTTTTATTAATTTTAGGAAAAAAAGATCCGGTTTTAAATTATGAAGACAGTCTTTCTCAAATTGAAGACACAACTGTAGAATTAGTTTCTTTTGAAGACGGTCACATGAGCCAAATCGAGAATAAAGAAGCTTTAAAAACTGTTCTAGCAGATTTCTTCGAATAA
- a CDS encoding roadblock/LC7 domain-containing protein, whose amino-acid sequence MIDLQTLVQETGAESGLSFNIDGILNESVNLEYDGNVAAMIGMILKMCLEMSEDVNNGDLKQVMIKNNDGIVVAIKNEDDNCIALLSKDLSKMGLLLRKMDTIFSN is encoded by the coding sequence ATGATTGATTTACAAACACTAGTACAAGAGACTGGAGCAGAATCTGGATTGAGTTTTAATATTGATGGAATCTTAAACGAGTCTGTTAATTTAGAATATGACGGAAATGTTGCAGCTATGATCGGAATGATCTTAAAGATGTGCCTTGAAATGTCAGAAGACGTAAATAACGGTGATCTTAAACAAGTTATGATTAAAAATAATGACGGAATTGTCGTTGCTATCAAAAACGAAGATGATAACTGCATTGCCTTACTTTCTAAGGATTTGAGTAAAATGGGACTTTTACTTCGTAAAATGGACACCATTTTTAGCAACTAA
- a CDS encoding PD-(D/E)XK nuclease family protein gives MINDSFLQKLAGIVIQDYAEKLSQITIILPNKRAKVFLIEALKKATDRTIIAPEITSIEDFVQDVASIRSIDSIELLFEFYEVYLSVTEKKHQQSFELFANWAKTLLQDFNEIDRYLLDPSHVLSYLKDIEDIKKWGLEVDQKTKLLENYIDFWKLLPLYYESLYSHLLFKSIGYQGLVYREAVNNLNHFSNTIGSRIFIFAGFNALNAAEEKIVQHLLALDQARIFWDADQSFLNDPYHDAGLFLRRFKESWKHYKGHPFEWIVDDFSQSKNIQVIGTPKTIGQAKLAGSIIEDLLNQNPEASLDKVAVVLGEENLLVPVLYSLPSAVGALNITMGYSGKNNPSQILVAKLFKMHTNALSRKGNSYVFYYKDVLDVLTHPLVEPYAGAQVLVRIIKENNYTFITHQKILELHPNTSNFFKLLFEKWESGSIAVLNNISALLIAVKEHFSNDNEEEKIAKAFVYGVFKVINKLINYYTKHNHIDNIDTLHAIYKQIIDLAEVSFEGEPLRGLQIMGVLESRVLDFETVIITSMNEGKFPAGKSQNSFIPYDVKRELGLPTFKEKDAIYTYHFYHLLQRAKNIYLIYNTENDGLDAGERSRFITQLEVEKQRKHNLTFDIYNPVLPNTAYEPISVPKSELVMERLKEIATTGFSPSALTSYIRNPIEFYFQKILRIREVEEVEENIALNTLGTIIHETLKALYEPFIGKIILENDLLNCFKLLDDEVLKQFKLVYKEGEIKKGRNLLAFEVAKRNVSNFLRMELDSVKNGEEIQIVALEQTFGREFIHPKLPFPVLIKGNVDRIERRDGKIRIIDYKTGKVEKSNVVLKTWNGLTQELKNDKIIQVLAYAFMFEKEAGNLPIEVGIISFKNLKSGFLPFGYKEEKELNAVVTSEILNSYLDEIANLLSEILDVNIPFEEKI, from the coding sequence ATGATAAATGATTCTTTTCTTCAAAAGTTAGCTGGTATTGTAATTCAGGATTATGCTGAAAAACTTTCTCAAATAACTATAATTCTTCCTAATAAAAGAGCTAAGGTGTTTTTAATTGAAGCTCTAAAAAAAGCAACAGATAGAACTATTATAGCTCCGGAAATTACAAGTATTGAAGATTTTGTACAAGATGTTGCGTCAATTCGTTCGATAGATTCTATTGAGCTTTTGTTTGAATTTTACGAGGTTTATTTATCTGTTACAGAAAAGAAACATCAGCAGTCTTTTGAATTGTTTGCAAATTGGGCTAAAACACTTTTGCAGGATTTCAATGAAATTGATCGCTATCTTTTGGATCCTTCGCACGTTTTGTCTTATTTGAAAGATATTGAAGATATAAAGAAATGGGGTTTAGAAGTTGATCAGAAAACAAAGCTTCTCGAAAATTATATTGATTTTTGGAAATTGCTTCCTCTTTACTATGAGTCACTATATAGTCATTTGTTGTTTAAATCGATTGGTTATCAGGGGTTGGTTTATAGAGAAGCAGTTAATAATTTAAATCATTTTTCTAATACTATAGGAAGTCGTATTTTTATTTTTGCAGGATTTAATGCTTTAAATGCTGCTGAAGAAAAAATAGTACAACATTTACTGGCTCTGGATCAAGCCAGAATTTTTTGGGATGCAGATCAGTCTTTTTTAAATGACCCTTATCACGATGCGGGACTTTTTTTAAGGCGTTTCAAAGAAAGCTGGAAGCATTATAAAGGACATCCTTTTGAATGGATTGTGGATGATTTTTCTCAATCAAAAAACATTCAGGTTATAGGAACTCCTAAAACAATTGGACAAGCAAAATTGGCAGGAAGTATTATTGAGGATTTACTTAATCAAAATCCGGAAGCTTCTCTGGATAAAGTTGCTGTGGTATTAGGAGAAGAGAATTTGTTGGTGCCGGTTCTGTATTCGCTTCCTTCTGCTGTTGGGGCTTTGAATATTACGATGGGCTATTCGGGAAAGAATAATCCTTCGCAGATATTGGTTGCTAAGTTGTTTAAAATGCATACAAATGCGCTTTCGCGAAAGGGAAATAGTTATGTCTTTTATTATAAAGATGTTTTGGATGTTCTGACACATCCTTTAGTGGAGCCTTATGCTGGTGCTCAGGTATTGGTTAGGATTATTAAAGAGAATAATTATACTTTTATTACACATCAAAAAATTCTGGAACTTCATCCAAATACATCTAATTTTTTTAAGCTTTTGTTTGAAAAATGGGAAAGTGGTTCTATTGCTGTTTTGAATAATATTTCGGCTTTATTGATTGCTGTTAAAGAGCATTTCAGTAATGATAATGAAGAAGAAAAAATAGCAAAAGCTTTTGTTTATGGTGTTTTTAAAGTGATTAATAAACTTATAAATTATTATACCAAGCACAATCATATCGACAATATTGATACGCTTCATGCAATTTATAAGCAAATTATTGATCTAGCTGAAGTTTCTTTTGAAGGTGAACCATTGCGTGGTCTGCAGATTATGGGGGTTTTGGAAAGCCGTGTTTTGGATTTTGAAACGGTTATTATAACTTCTATGAATGAAGGGAAGTTTCCGGCTGGAAAATCACAGAATTCGTTTATTCCTTATGATGTAAAACGTGAGTTGGGGCTTCCAACTTTTAAAGAAAAAGATGCTATATATACCTATCATTTTTATCATTTACTACAAAGGGCGAAAAATATCTACTTGATTTATAATACAGAAAATGACGGATTGGATGCTGGAGAAAGAAGTCGCTTTATTACTCAATTAGAAGTAGAGAAGCAGCGAAAACATAATCTTACTTTTGATATTTATAATCCGGTTTTACCAAATACGGCTTACGAGCCAATTTCGGTTCCGAAGTCTGAATTGGTAATGGAACGCTTAAAGGAAATTGCGACAACAGGTTTCTCCCCGTCTGCATTGACGAGTTATATTCGAAATCCGATTGAGTTTTATTTTCAAAAAATATTGCGTATCCGGGAAGTGGAAGAAGTGGAGGAAAATATTGCACTGAATACTTTAGGGACAATTATTCATGAAACATTAAAAGCTTTATATGAGCCTTTTATTGGTAAAATTATTTTAGAAAATGATCTTTTAAATTGTTTTAAACTGCTTGATGATGAAGTTTTAAAGCAATTTAAATTGGTTTATAAGGAAGGTGAGATAAAAAAAGGACGAAATCTTTTGGCTTTTGAAGTGGCGAAACGAAATGTTTCTAATTTTTTAAGAATGGAGTTGGATTCTGTGAAGAATGGTGAGGAAATTCAGATTGTTGCTTTAGAGCAGACATTTGGACGTGAATTCATTCATCCAAAATTGCCTTTCCCTGTTCTTATTAAAGGAAATGTGGATAGGATTGAACGACGCGATGGAAAAATCAGAATTATCGATTATAAGACAGGAAAAGTAGAGAAGTCGAATGTGGTATTGAAAACATGGAACGGATTGACTCAAGAGCTTAAAAACGATAAAATTATCCAGGTTTTGGCTTACGCCTTTATGTTTGAAAAAGAAGCAGGAAATCTTCCAATTGAAGTTGGGATTATTTCGTTTAAAAATTTAAAATCTGGTTTTTTACCTTTTGGTTATAAAGAAGAAAAAGAATTGAATGCTGTGGTAACATCAGAAATTTTGAATTCTTATTTGGATGAAATAGCGAATTTACTTAGTGAGATTCTGGATGTTAATATTCCTTTTGAGGAGAAAATATAA
- a CDS encoding OmpA family protein, with protein MKHLNKLLVAVLMAMGLNAHAQDSNNPWAISFGVNAVDTRTSSGAGHGFFDQHFSQPFAVKDNWNILPSLSYIGVNRYVGSGFSVGLQGSVNKIDKFVVLDYTSPNADGRGNVVENPGDLMYYGIDATIKYSFQELIKSKVVDPSLSVGGGYTFFGDSSFGTVNPGAGVTFWFTDAIGLELATRYKWAVSGDRVDASGTPDAPSHFQHTAGLVFKFGGKDTDGDGIYDKDDACPDVAGLKQFNGCPDTDGDGIVDASDACPDVFGLAALNGCPDTDGDGIADKDDACPDVAGLAALKGCPDTDGDGIADKDDKCPTVAGPKENGGCPFLDADKDGVADKDDDCPTVPGPASNRGCPEVTSAALEDLKVQARAIYFNSGKATFKTGDKETPARLDAIKEILKNYPNAKFSIEGHTDSTGSAKINQKLSEDRANAVLNALVERGVSPDNLEAKGFGSSQPVASNKTAAGKAQNRRTEIRHIGSKYQGKL; from the coding sequence ATGAAACATCTTAACAAACTTTTAGTTGCTGTATTGATGGCGATGGGTTTAAATGCTCACGCGCAAGACAGTAACAATCCATGGGCGATCTCTTTCGGGGTTAATGCTGTGGATACAAGGACTAGTTCTGGTGCTGGTCACGGGTTTTTTGATCAACACTTCTCTCAGCCATTCGCTGTAAAAGACAACTGGAACATTCTTCCTTCTCTATCTTACATTGGTGTAAATAGATATGTTGGAAGCGGTTTTTCTGTTGGTTTACAAGGATCTGTAAACAAAATTGATAAATTTGTTGTTCTTGACTATACTAGTCCAAATGCTGATGGTAGAGGAAACGTTGTGGAAAATCCTGGAGATTTAATGTACTACGGAATTGACGCTACTATCAAATATAGCTTCCAGGAATTAATCAAATCTAAAGTGGTTGATCCTTCGTTATCTGTTGGTGGTGGTTATACTTTCTTCGGAGATAGCAGCTTCGGAACTGTTAACCCAGGTGCTGGTGTTACTTTCTGGTTTACAGATGCTATTGGTCTTGAGTTAGCTACAAGATACAAATGGGCTGTAAGTGGAGATAGAGTTGATGCTTCTGGAACTCCAGATGCTCCATCTCACTTCCAACACACTGCAGGTTTAGTTTTCAAATTCGGAGGTAAAGATACTGACGGAGACGGAATCTATGACAAAGACGATGCTTGTCCAGATGTTGCTGGTTTAAAACAATTCAACGGATGTCCTGATACTGACGGTGACGGAATTGTTGATGCTTCTGACGCTTGTCCAGATGTATTTGGTTTAGCTGCATTAAACGGATGTCCTGATACTGATGGAGACGGAATTGCTGATAAAGATGACGCTTGTCCAGATGTTGCTGGTTTAGCTGCTTTAAAAGGTTGTCCTGATACTGACGGAGACGGAATCGCTGATAAAGATGATAAATGTCCTACAGTTGCTGGTCCTAAAGAAAACGGTGGTTGTCCTTTCTTAGACGCTGATAAAGATGGTGTTGCTGATAAAGATGATGACTGTCCTACAGTTCCAGGTCCTGCAAGCAACAGAGGATGTCCAGAAGTTACTTCTGCTGCATTAGAAGATCTTAAAGTTCAGGCTAGAGCAATCTACTTCAACTCAGGAAAAGCTACTTTCAAAACTGGTGACAAAGAAACTCCAGCTAGATTAGACGCTATTAAAGAAATCCTTAAAAACTATCCAAACGCGAAATTCTCTATCGAAGGACACACAGATAGTACAGGTTCTGCTAAAATCAACCAAAAACTTTCTGAAGATAGAGCTAACGCTGTATTGAATGCTTTAGTTGAAAGAGGTGTTAGCCCTGATAACTTAGAGGCTAAAGGATTTGGATCTTCTCAACCAGTTGCAAGTAATAAAACTGCTGCAGGTAAAGCTCAAAACAGAAGAACTGAAATTAGACACATTGGTTCTAAATACCAAGGAAAACTATAA
- the kbl gene encoding glycine C-acetyltransferase — translation MYGKIKEHLQSELQTIEENGIFKKERIITSPQGAEIKISTGETVLNFCANNYLGLSSHPEVVQAAKDALDTHGFGMSSVRFICGTQDIHKTLEKKIADFYGTEDTILYAAAFDANGGVFEPLLGENDAIISDSLNHASIIDGVRLCKAARYRYENNNMEDLEQQLIKANEAGARFKLIVTDGVFSMDGLVAPLDKICDLADKYDAMVMVDECHAAGFIGATGKGTLEAKGVMGRVDIITGTLGKALGGAMGGYTTAKKEIIEILRQRSRPYLFSNSLAPSIVGASIKVFELLERDTTLRDKLEWNTNYFKEGMKKAGFDIIDGDSAIVPVMLYDAKLSQTMANELLKQGIYVIGFFFPVVPKEKARIRVQLSAAHEKEHLDKAINAFTVVGKMLKVI, via the coding sequence ATGTACGGTAAAATCAAAGAACATCTGCAAAGTGAGTTGCAGACAATCGAAGAAAATGGAATTTTTAAGAAGGAGAGAATTATCACATCTCCTCAAGGTGCCGAAATTAAAATTTCGACTGGAGAAACGGTTCTAAACTTTTGTGCCAATAATTATTTAGGGCTTTCGTCGCATCCGGAAGTAGTACAGGCTGCTAAAGATGCCTTGGATACACATGGTTTTGGAATGTCATCTGTTCGTTTTATTTGCGGAACCCAGGATATTCATAAAACATTAGAAAAAAAGATTGCTGATTTTTACGGGACAGAAGATACTATTTTGTATGCAGCGGCATTTGATGCTAATGGAGGTGTTTTTGAGCCTTTGTTGGGAGAAAATGACGCAATTATTTCTGATAGTCTGAATCATGCTTCTATTATTGATGGAGTTCGTTTGTGTAAAGCGGCTCGTTATCGTTATGAAAATAACAATATGGAAGATTTGGAGCAACAGTTAATTAAGGCTAATGAAGCCGGAGCGCGTTTTAAATTAATTGTTACAGACGGTGTATTCTCTATGGATGGCCTTGTTGCGCCTCTTGATAAAATTTGCGATCTGGCTGATAAGTACGATGCTATGGTGATGGTAGATGAATGCCATGCCGCAGGTTTTATTGGAGCAACAGGAAAAGGGACTCTTGAAGCAAAAGGTGTTATGGGGCGTGTTGATATCATTACCGGAACTCTTGGAAAGGCATTAGGAGGAGCAATGGGGGGATATACAACAGCTAAAAAAGAAATTATTGAAATTCTTCGTCAGCGCTCAAGACCTTATTTGTTTTCAAATTCTTTAGCTCCTTCTATAGTTGGTGCTTCGATAAAAGTTTTTGAGTTATTAGAAAGAGATACAACATTGCGTGATAAATTAGAATGGAACACCAATTATTTTAAAGAAGGTATGAAAAAAGCCGGTTTTGATATTATAGATGGAGATTCTGCTATTGTTCCGGTAATGTTGTATGACGCGAAATTATCACAAACCATGGCAAATGAGTTATTGAAACAAGGAATTTATGTTATTGGATTCTTCTTTCCGGTAGTTCCAAAAGAAAAGGCAAGGATACGTGTTCAGCTGTCTGCAGCGCACGAAAAAGAGCACTTGGATAAGGCGATAAATGCCTTTACAGTTGTCGGTAAAATGTTAAAAGTTATATAA